A window of the Canis lupus baileyi chromosome 1, mCanLup2.hap1, whole genome shotgun sequence genome harbors these coding sequences:
- the LMTK3 gene encoding serine/threonine-protein kinase LMTK3 — MPAPGALILLAAVSASGCLASPAHPDGFALGRAPLAPPYAVVLISCSGLLAFIFLLLTCLCCKRGDVGFKEFENPEGEDCSGEYTPPAEETSSSQSLPDVYILPLAEVSLPMPAPQPSHSDMTTPLGLSRQHLSYLQEIGSGWFGKVILGEIFSDYTPAQVVVKELRASAGPLEQRKFISEAQPYRSLQHPNVLQCLGVCVETLPFLLIMEFCQLGDLKRYLRAQRPPEGLSPELPPRDLRTLQRMGLEIARGLAHLHSHNYVHSDLALRNCLLTSDLTVRIGDYGLAHSNYKEDYYLTPERLWIPLRWAAPELLGELHGTFMVVDQSRESNIWSLGVTLWELFEFGAQPYRHLSDEEVLAFVVRQQHVKLARPRLKLPYADYWYDILQSCWRPPAQRPSASDLQLQLTYLLSERPPRPPPPPPPPRDGPFPWPWPPQHSAPRPGTLSSPFPLLDGFPGADPDDVLTVTESSRGLNLECLWEKARRGAGRGGGAPPWQPASAPPAPHANPSNPFYEALSTPSVLPVISARSPSVSSEYYIRLEEHGSPPEPLFPNDWDPLDPGVPAPQASQAPSEVPQLVSETWASPLFPAARPFPAQSSASGSFLLSGWDPEGRGAGETLAGDPAEVLGERGTAPWAEEEEEEEEGSSPGEDSSSLGGGPSRRGPLPCPLCSREGACSCLPLERGDAVAGWGGHPALGCPHPPEDDSSLRAERGSLADLPLAPPASAPPEFLDPLMGAAAPQYPGRGPPPAPPPPPPPPRAPADPAVSPDPPSAVASPGSGLSSPGPKPGDSGYETETPFSPEGAFPGGGAAEEEGVPRPRAPPEPPDPGAPRPPPDPGPHPLPGTREKPTFVVQVSTEQLLMSLREDVTRNLLGEKGANPRETGPRKVGRGPGNREKVQGPSRDPTVLGSGKKAPSPNEEPSLPMNGVTVQNGGQRAPDIIEEKVAENGAPGTPEREEKVPEKVLENGEVTPPRREEKVLENGELRSPEREEKVLVNGGLTASKIEKKVSEDGGLRPPRNTERLPETGPRRAPGPWEKAPESGVPAPETLLERAPEPGAVALSRNGRETVPGPTGPAPKSGVLEPGTERRAPETGGAPRAPGVGRPDLGSGGRAPVGTGMAPGGGLGSGVDAKAGWADNTRPQPPPPPPPPPEAQPRRPEPAPQRARPEVASEGEPGAPDSRAGGDTAPSTDGDPPQPERKGPEMPRLFLDLGPPQGNSEQIKAKLSRLSLALPPLTLTPFPGPGPRRPPWEGADAGAAGGEAGGAGAPGPAEEDGEDEDEDEEEDEEASASGAAAGPRGPGRARAAPVPVVVSSADADAARPLRGLLKSPRGADEPEDSELERKRKMVSFHGDVTVYLFDQETPTNELSVQGPPEGDTDPSTPPAPPTPPHPATPGDGFPSNDSGFGGSFEWAEDFPLLPPPGPPLCFSRFSVSPALETPGPPARAPDARPAGPVEN; from the exons ATGCCTGCCCCCGGCGCCCTCATCCTCCTCGCGGCCGTCTCCGCCTCCGGCTGCCTGGCGTCCCCGGCCCACCCCG ATGGATTCGCCCTGGGCCGGGCCCCTCTGGCTCCTCCCTACGCCGTGGTCCTCATTTCCTGCTCCGGCCTGCTGGCCTTCATCTTTCTCCTCCTCACCTGTCTGTGTTGCAAACGGGGTGATGTCGGCTTCAAG GAGTTTGAGAACCCTGAAGGGGAGGATTGCTCCGGGGAGTACACTCCCCCGGCGGAGGAGACCTCCTCCTCACAGTCGCTGCCCGATGTCTACATTCTTCCGCTGGCTGAGGTCTCCCTGCCGATGCCTGCCCCGCAGCCTTCACACTCAG ATATGACCACCCCCCTGGGCCTTAGCCGCCAGCATCTCAGCTACTTACAAGAGATTGGGAGTGGCTGGTTTGGGAAG GTGATCCTGGGAGAGATATTCTCCGACTACACCCCAGCCCAGGTGGTGGTGAAGGAGCTCCGAGCCAGCGCGGGGCCCCTGGAGCAGCGCAAGTTCATCTCAGAAGCTCAGCCCTACAG GAGCCTGCAGCACCCCAACGTCCTCCAGTGCCTGGGCGTCTGTGTGGAGACACTGCCCTTTCTGCTGATTATGGAGTTCTGTCAACTG ggGGACCTGAAACGTTACCTCCGGGCCCAGCGACCCCCTGAGGGCCTATCCCCTGAGCTGCCCCCTCGAGACCTGCGGACACTGCAGAGGATGGGCCTGGAGATCGCCCGCGGGCTGGCACATCTCCACTCCCACAACTACGTGCACAG CGACCTGGCCCTGCGCAACTGCCTGCTGACCTCCGACCTCACCGTGCGCATCGGAGACTACGGGCTGGCCCACAGCAACTACAAG GAGGACTACTACCTGACCCCCGAGCGCCTGTGGATCCCGCTGCGCTGGGCGGCGCCCGAGCTCCTCGGGGAGCTGCACGGGACCTTCATGGTGGTGGACCAGAGCCGCGAGAGCAACATCTG GTCCCTGGGGGTGACCCTGTGGGAGCTCTTTGAGTTTGGGGCTCAGCCCTACCGCCACCTGTCAGACGAGGAGGTCCTCGCCTTCGTGGTCCGCCAGCAGCATGTCAAGCTGGCCCGGCCGAGGCTCAAGCTGCCCTATGCCGACTACTg gTACGATATCCTGCAGTCCTGCTGGCGGCCACCCGCCCAGCGCCCTTCGGCTTCCGATCTCCAACTGCAGCTCACCTACCTGCTCTCTGAGCGACCCCCacggcccccgcccccaccccccccaccccgagacgGTCCCttcccctggccctggcccccgcAGCACAGCGCGCCCCGCCCAGGCACCCTCTCCTCACCATTCCCCCTCCTGGATGGCTTTCCCGGGGCTGACCCTGATGATGTGCTCACGGTTACTGAGAGCAGCCGCGGCCTCAACCTCGAATGCCTGTGGGAGAAGGCACGCCGGGGAGCTGGCCGCGGTGGGGGAGCGCCCCCCTGGCAGCCGGCGTctgcgcccccggccccccatgCCAACCCATCCAACCCTTTCTACGAGGCGCTGTCCACGCCCAGCGTGCTGCCCGTCATCAGCGCCCGCAGCCCCTCCGTGAGCAGCGAGTACTACATCCGCCTTGAGGAGCACGGCTCCCCGCCTGAGCCCCTCTTCCCCAATGACTGGGACCCCCTGGACCCAGGAGTGcctgccccccaggcctcccaggccCCTTCCGAGGTGCCCCAGCTGGTGTCCGAGACCTGGGCCTCCCCCCTCTTCCCTGCGGCCCGGCCCTTCCCCGCCCAGTCCTCGGCATCAGGCAGCTTCCTCCTGAGTGGCTGGGACCCCGAGGGCCGAGGTGCCGGGGAGACCCTGGCGGGAGACCCCGCCGAGGTGCTGGGGGAGCGGGGTACTGCCCcgtgggcagaggaggaggaggaggaggaggagggcagctcCCCGGGGGAGGACAGCAGCAGCCTCGGGGGTGGCCCCAGCCGCCGGGGCCCGCTGCCCTGTCCCCTGTGCAGCCGGGAGGGGGCCTGCTCCTGTCTGCCCCTGGAGCGGGGGGACGCCGTGGCTGGCTGGGGGGGCCACCCCGCTCTTGGCTGCCCGCATCCCCCCGAGGACGACTCGTCCCTGCGGGCAGAGCGGGGCTCCCTAGCCGACCTGCCCCTGGCCCCCCCCGCCTCGGCCCCCCCCGAGTTTCTGGACCCCCTCATGGGGGCGGCGGCGCCCCAGTACCCCGGGCGGGGGCCACctcccgctcccccccccccgccgccaccTCCCCGGGCCCCTGCGGACCCAGCCGTGTCCCCCGACCCTCCCTCGGCCGTGGCCAGTCCCGGCTCCGGCCTGTCATCTCCGGGCCCCAAGCCGGGGGACAGCGGCTACGAGACCGAGACCCCTTTTTCCCCCGAGGGAGCCTTCCCCGGCGGGGGGGCAGCCGAGGAGGAAGGGGTCCCTCGACCGCGGGctccccccgagccccccgaccCGGGAGCGCCCCGGCCACCCCCAGACCCGGGTCCCCACCCACTGCCGGGGACCCGGGAGAAGCCGACCTTTGTAGTTCAAGTGAGCACCGAGCAGCTCCTGATGTCCCTGCGGGAGGACGTGACAAGGAACCTCCTGGGGGAGAAGGGGGCAAACCCCCGAGAGACGGGACCCAGGAAGGTGGGGAGAGGCCCCGGGAACAGAGAGAAAGTCCAGGGCCCGAGCAGGGACCCCACAGTCCTGGGCAGCGGGAAGAAAGCCCCAAGCCCGAACGAGGAGCCGAGCCTCCCCATGAACGGGGTGACGGTGCAGAACGGGGGCCAGAGAGCCCCGGACATCATCGAGGAGAAGGTGGCGGAGAATGGGGCCCCCGGGACTCccgagagagaagagaaagtgccGGAGAAAGTGCTGGAGAATGGGGAGGTGACACCcccaaggagggaggagaaagtgtTGGAGAATGGGGAGCTGAGGTCCCccgagagagaagagaaagtgctGGTGAATGGGGGACTGACAGCCTCAAAGATCGAGAAGAAGGTGTCAGAGGATGGGGGCCTGAGACCCCCCAGGAACACGGAGAGGCTGCCGGAGACTGGGCCTCGGagagccccagggccctgggagaaGGCACCCGAGAGTGGGGTGCCAGCCCCAGAGACCTTGCTGGAGAGAGCCCCCGAGCCCGGCGCAGTGGCCTTGTCCCGGAACGGCAGGGAGACAGTCCCTGGCCCCACTGGCCCAGCCCCCAAGAGCGGGGTGCTGGAGCCCGGGACCGAGAGGAGAGCCCCCGAGACTGGGGGGGCACCGAGAGCCCCCGGGGTTGGGAGGCCGGACCTCGGGAGTGGGGGCCGAGCCCCAGTGGGCACGGGGATGGCCCCCGGCGGCGGCCTCGGAAGCGGCGTGGACGCAAAGGCCGGATGGGCAGACAACACGAGGCCAcagccgccaccgccaccgccgccacCACCGGAGGCACAGCCGAGGAGGCCGGAGCCAGCGCCCCAGAGAGCCAGGCCGGAGGTGGCATCCGAGGGAGAGCCCGGGGCCCCAGACAGCAGGGCCGGCGGAGACACAGCACCCAGCACAGACGGGGACCCCCCCCAACCCGAGAGGAAGGGCCCCGAGATGCCACGACTGTTCTTGGACTTGGGACCTCCTCAGGGGAACAGCGAGCAGATCAAAG CCAAGCTCTCGCGGCTCTCTCTGGCGCTGCCGCCGCTCACGCTCACGCCGTTCCCGGGGCCGGGCCCGCGGCGACCCCCGTGGGAGGGCGCGGACGCCGGGGCGGCTGGCGGggaggccggcggggcgggggcgccggggccagcggaggaggacggggaggacgaggacgaggacgaggaggaggacgaggaggcaTCAGCGtcgggcgcggcggcggggccgcggggccccgggagggcgcgggcagccccggtgcccGTCGTGGTGAGCAGCGCCGACGCGGACGCGGCCCGCCCGTTGCGGGGGCTGCTCAAGTCTCCGCGCGGGGCCGACGAGCCCGAGGACAGCGAGCTGGAGAGGAAGCGCAAGATGGTCTCCTTCCACGGGGACGTGACCGTCTACCTCTTCGACCAG GAGACGCCAACCAACGAGCTGAGCGTCCAGGGCCCCCCCGAGGGGGACACGGACCCGTCAACGCCTCCAGCGCCCCCGACgcctccccaccccgccacccccgGAGATGGGTTTCCCAGCAACGACAGCGGCTTTG gAGGCAGTTTCGAATGGGCGGAGgatttccccctcctccccccacccggcccccccCTGTGCTTCTCCCGCTTCTCCGTCTCGCCTGCGCTGGAGACCCCGGGGCCTCCCGCCCGGGCCCCCGACGCCCGGCCCGCAG GCCCCGTGGAGAACTGA